In the Kitasatospora terrestris genome, one interval contains:
- a CDS encoding VOC family protein, which translates to MLADAPLLAVIPVADIERAKRFYRDTLGLTLTRENGPDVGFSCGGTEFGMYETPYGGQAQHTLASWKVDDLDTEMAELRRRGVVFEEYDLPDLKTLDGVAEADGMRAAWFKDTEGNILCVNEVRAA; encoded by the coding sequence ATGTTGGCAGACGCACCGCTGCTCGCAGTCATCCCGGTGGCGGACATCGAACGGGCCAAGCGTTTCTACCGCGACACCCTCGGACTCACCCTCACCCGCGAGAACGGGCCCGACGTGGGCTTCAGCTGCGGAGGCACCGAATTCGGCATGTACGAGACGCCCTACGGCGGCCAGGCCCAGCACACCCTGGCCAGCTGGAAGGTGGACGACCTCGACACCGAGATGGCCGAGCTGCGCCGCCGCGGAGTCGTCTTCGAGGAGTACGACCTGCCCGACCTGAAGACCCTCGACGGAGTCGCCGAGGCCGACGGCATGCGGGCCGCCTGGTTCAAGGACACCGAAGGGAACATCCTGTGCGTCAACGAGGTGCGGGCGGCCTAG
- a CDS encoding 3-oxoacyl-ACP synthase III family protein, whose protein sequence is MRIIGLSEVLPGEPVTNRDMAERFGLHEKWLDRMTGNRGRHFCEPDSPEGTPKNTGDLATAAGERALADAGADPSSIDFLILTTGSPDHLMPATVNLVADRLGLNDLPTFQLSSGCAGALQGLYTARAMLAGGLRRGLVIGADSVVKLWPADRAVGRISPAELANFALFGDGAGAAVVDAGDGPGLAVEHLVLRATGKGREPAQVVRWYGADGAPMVEGPGGRMVREPMGQEDYKAIEAGVPVLADAVLQELAALTGWPVGEVEHILTPQLNGVMTERIREHLGVRPEQAVSCVADTGNNGNALPFIQLHRALRRIEAQGRAGDRVLVTAIESSKWIVSGLALRWLPAAGEVAA, encoded by the coding sequence TTGAGAATCATCGGCCTCAGCGAGGTGCTCCCGGGCGAACCGGTCACGAACCGGGACATGGCGGAGCGCTTCGGCCTGCACGAGAAGTGGCTCGACCGGATGACCGGCAACCGCGGCCGCCACTTCTGCGAACCCGACAGCCCCGAGGGCACTCCGAAGAACACCGGCGACCTGGCCACCGCGGCCGGCGAGCGCGCCCTCGCGGACGCCGGCGCCGACCCGTCCTCCATCGACTTCCTGATCCTCACCACCGGCTCGCCGGACCACCTGATGCCGGCCACGGTCAACCTGGTGGCGGACCGGCTGGGCCTGAACGACCTGCCGACCTTCCAGCTCAGCTCGGGCTGCGCGGGCGCGCTGCAGGGCCTGTACACGGCCCGCGCGATGCTGGCGGGCGGTCTGCGGCGCGGCCTGGTGATCGGCGCGGACAGCGTGGTCAAGCTGTGGCCGGCGGACCGCGCGGTGGGCCGGATCAGCCCGGCGGAGCTGGCCAACTTCGCGCTGTTCGGCGACGGCGCCGGCGCCGCCGTGGTGGACGCCGGGGACGGCCCGGGCCTGGCGGTCGAGCACCTCGTGCTGCGGGCCACCGGCAAGGGCCGGGAGCCCGCCCAGGTGGTGCGCTGGTACGGCGCGGACGGCGCGCCGATGGTCGAGGGACCGGGCGGCAGGATGGTCCGCGAGCCGATGGGCCAGGAGGACTACAAGGCGATCGAGGCGGGCGTCCCGGTCCTCGCCGACGCCGTGCTGCAGGAGCTGGCGGCGCTGACCGGCTGGCCGGTGGGCGAGGTGGAGCACATCCTCACCCCGCAGCTGAACGGCGTGATGACGGAGCGGATCCGCGAGCACCTGGGGGTCCGTCCGGAGCAGGCGGTCTCCTGCGTCGCGGACACCGGCAACAACGGCAACGCGCTGCCGTTCATCCAGCTCCACCGGGCGCTGCGGCGGATCGAGGCGCAGGGCCGGGCCGGCGACCGGGTGCTGGTCACCGCGATCGAGTCCTCCAAGTGGATCGTCTCCGGCCTGGCGCTGCGCTGGCTGCCGGCCGCCGGGGAGGTGGCGGCGTGA
- a CDS encoding S41 family peptidase, translating to MPGYLRHPHLRGGLLAFTAEDDVWAAPLSPDGTVGRAWRISCDRTRVGNPRLSPDGTTVAWTSWAALTPEVFTAPVEGGESARLSFWGSQDTRVRGWLPNGEVLAVTSYHEPFAHYTWAWELPPDGAPARRMPWGPVADAQVGAEHTVLLTAAAPHEPAAWKRYRGGATGRLWLDRTQLLPGLPGHLASPMPVGGRVAFLSDHEGVGNLYSVALDGTDLRRHTDHAAYYAREASSDGTRIVYQHAGDLWLLDDLDAPAPRRLDVPLGGSRAGRRPYQVSAANNVKDLACDATGRAGVVNVRGSLYWLTHREGPARVLADTPGVRCRLPTVLGWSGQVAWVTDAEGEDAVEIAPLPARDGGETPPRRIAAGRLGRVLELTSSPDGTLLAVACSDGRLLLVRTADGEVTPLAASPYGPVSSPAFSPDAQWVVWSQPVAGRSLRAIQLARVDTPERAINVTDGRFEDEHPVFTRDGRFLVFLSWRGFDPVHDVHTGDLSFPLGCRPYLVPLAADTPSPFAAPVEGRPPVGLDPEEATGDGTVRVDETGLTRRLVPFPVIASKYSATAAVRGGVIWLRWPISGALGQTFANPEETSGRPALEYFDLARGKRTTLVDQLDGFAVSGDGSAISVFSAGTLKLHPLAAPGSPLPVDLRRITHTVHPPAEWRQSYHEAARIVRDQFWDADMCGLDWPSLVDQYAPLLDRIASPDDFADLLRELLGELGTSHAYVTPSRRGEGPALAQQPLGLLGAGAHRDPDGRWLVDRVLPGESSDPRARAPLAGYGIQDGDELLAVDGRPLDPVRGPLPLLAGTGGTTVELTLRRGDALRRIAVTPLTDERPIRYQDWVAKRRKLVREFSNGTCGYLHIPDLGGSGWAQFNRDLRRELDRPALVLDVRGNAGGNVSELVLEKLARRVLAWDFTRGRQPVRWPRDAPRGPVVALADHATSSDGDVIITAIKELRLGPVVGTRTWGGVVGMTGRHALGDGTQISVPKNASWFTGGIGFTVENHGVEPDVEVVRTPHDWATGEHTELRAATRLALELLAAHPAAEPPPRNAPRPDLKRPPLPPRPR from the coding sequence GTGCCCGGATACCTGCGCCACCCCCACCTGCGCGGCGGCCTGCTCGCCTTCACCGCCGAGGACGACGTCTGGGCCGCGCCCCTGTCACCCGACGGCACCGTCGGCCGGGCCTGGCGGATCAGCTGCGACCGCACCCGGGTCGGCAACCCCCGGCTCTCCCCGGACGGCACCACCGTCGCCTGGACCAGCTGGGCCGCCCTCACCCCCGAGGTGTTCACCGCCCCGGTGGAGGGCGGCGAGTCGGCCCGGCTGAGCTTCTGGGGCAGCCAGGACACCCGGGTGCGCGGCTGGCTGCCGAACGGCGAGGTGCTGGCCGTCACCTCGTACCACGAACCCTTCGCCCACTACACCTGGGCCTGGGAGCTGCCCCCGGACGGCGCGCCGGCCCGCCGGATGCCCTGGGGCCCGGTCGCCGACGCCCAGGTCGGCGCCGAGCACACCGTGCTGCTCACCGCCGCCGCCCCGCACGAGCCCGCCGCCTGGAAGCGCTACCGGGGCGGCGCCACCGGCCGGCTCTGGCTGGACCGCACCCAGCTGCTGCCCGGCCTGCCCGGCCACCTCGCCTCCCCCATGCCGGTCGGCGGACGGGTCGCCTTCCTCTCCGACCACGAGGGCGTCGGCAACCTCTACTCGGTGGCCCTGGACGGCACCGACCTGCGCCGGCACACCGACCACGCCGCGTACTACGCCCGCGAGGCGTCCTCGGACGGCACCCGGATCGTCTACCAGCACGCCGGCGACCTGTGGCTGCTGGACGACCTGGACGCCCCCGCGCCGCGCCGCCTGGACGTCCCGCTCGGCGGCTCCCGGGCCGGCCGCCGCCCCTACCAGGTCTCCGCCGCCAACAACGTCAAGGACCTCGCCTGCGACGCCACCGGCCGAGCGGGCGTGGTCAACGTCCGCGGCAGCCTCTACTGGCTCACCCACCGCGAGGGACCGGCCCGGGTGCTCGCCGACACGCCCGGCGTGCGCTGCCGGCTGCCCACCGTGCTCGGCTGGAGCGGCCAGGTCGCCTGGGTGACCGACGCCGAGGGCGAGGACGCCGTCGAGATCGCCCCGCTGCCCGCCCGCGACGGCGGCGAGACCCCGCCCCGCCGGATCGCCGCCGGCCGCCTCGGCCGGGTCCTGGAACTCACCTCCTCCCCCGACGGCACCCTGCTGGCGGTCGCCTGCTCCGACGGCCGGCTGCTGCTGGTCCGCACCGCCGACGGGGAGGTGACCCCGCTCGCCGCGTCCCCGTACGGGCCGGTCTCCAGCCCCGCCTTCTCCCCCGACGCGCAGTGGGTGGTCTGGTCCCAGCCGGTGGCCGGGCGCTCGCTGCGCGCCATCCAGCTCGCCCGGGTCGACACCCCCGAGCGGGCGATCAACGTCACCGACGGCCGCTTCGAGGACGAGCACCCGGTCTTCACCCGGGACGGCCGGTTCCTGGTCTTCCTCTCCTGGCGCGGCTTCGACCCGGTGCACGACGTGCACACCGGCGACCTCTCCTTCCCGCTCGGCTGCCGCCCCTACCTGGTGCCGCTCGCCGCCGACACCCCCTCCCCGTTCGCCGCCCCCGTGGAGGGCCGGCCGCCGGTCGGCCTCGACCCGGAGGAGGCGACCGGCGACGGCACCGTCCGGGTCGACGAGACCGGCCTCACCCGGCGGCTGGTCCCCTTCCCGGTGATCGCCTCCAAGTACTCCGCCACCGCGGCCGTGCGCGGCGGCGTGATCTGGCTGCGCTGGCCGATCTCCGGCGCCCTCGGCCAGACCTTCGCCAACCCCGAGGAGACCTCCGGGCGGCCCGCACTGGAGTACTTCGACCTGGCCCGCGGCAAACGCACCACCCTGGTCGACCAGTTGGACGGCTTCGCGGTCTCCGGCGACGGCTCGGCGATCTCCGTCTTCTCCGCCGGCACGCTCAAGCTCCACCCGCTCGCCGCCCCGGGCTCACCGCTGCCGGTCGACCTGCGGCGGATCACCCACACCGTCCACCCGCCCGCCGAGTGGCGCCAGTCCTACCACGAGGCCGCGCGGATCGTCCGCGACCAGTTCTGGGACGCCGACATGTGCGGCCTGGACTGGCCGAGCCTCGTCGACCAGTACGCCCCGCTGCTCGACCGGATCGCCTCCCCCGACGACTTCGCCGACCTGCTCCGCGAACTCCTCGGCGAACTCGGCACCTCGCACGCCTACGTCACGCCCTCCCGGCGCGGCGAGGGCCCGGCCCTCGCCCAGCAGCCGCTCGGCCTGCTCGGCGCCGGCGCCCACCGCGACCCCGACGGCCGGTGGCTGGTCGACCGGGTGCTGCCCGGCGAGTCCTCCGACCCGCGCGCCCGCGCCCCGCTGGCCGGGTACGGCATCCAGGACGGCGACGAGCTGCTCGCCGTCGACGGCCGGCCGCTCGACCCGGTCCGCGGGCCGCTGCCGCTGCTCGCCGGGACGGGCGGCACCACCGTCGAACTGACCCTGCGCCGCGGCGACGCCCTGCGGCGGATCGCGGTGACCCCGCTGACCGACGAACGGCCGATCCGGTACCAGGACTGGGTGGCCAAACGGCGCAAACTGGTCCGCGAGTTCAGCAACGGGACGTGCGGCTACCTGCACATCCCCGACCTGGGCGGCTCCGGGTGGGCGCAGTTCAACCGCGACCTGCGGCGCGAACTCGACCGGCCGGCGCTGGTGCTCGACGTCCGGGGCAACGCCGGCGGGAACGTCTCCGAGCTGGTCCTGGAGAAGCTCGCCCGACGCGTCCTGGCCTGGGACTTCACCCGCGGACGGCAGCCCGTGCGGTGGCCGCGCGACGCGCCGCGCGGCCCCGTGGTGGCCCTCGCCGACCACGCCACCAGCTCGGACGGGGACGTGATCATCACCGCGATCAAGGAACTGAGGCTCGGCCCGGTGGTCGGCACCCGCACCTGGGGCGGCGTGGTCGGCATGACCGGCCGGCACGCCCTGGGCGACGGCACCCAGATCTCCGTGCCCAAGAACGCCTCCTGGTTCACCGGCGGCATCGGCTTCACCGTCGAGAACCACGGCGTCGAACCCGACGTCGAGGTCGTCCGCACCCCGCACGACTGGGCCACCGGCGAGCACACCGAACTCCGCGCCGCGACCCGCCTCGCCCTGGAACTCCTCGCCGCCCACCCCGCGGCCGAACCCCCGCCCCGCAATGCCCCGCGGCCGGACCTCAAGCGACCGCCGCTGCCGCCACGGCCCCGATAG
- the pgi gene encoding glucose-6-phosphate isomerase produces MSETPASGRIPLDRTPQWAALGKHRAEFGEQHLRELFAADPERGKRYTLRVGDLQVDYSKQLVNDRTLELLRELAAATGVAELRDAMFRGEKINITEDRAVLHTALRAPREAVIEVDGENVVPAVHAVLDKMGAFSDRVRSGEWTGHTGKRIRTVVNIGIGGSDLGPAMAYEVLRSYSDRGIDVRFVSNVDGADLHEALQGLDAAETLFIVASKTFTTIETITNAESAKAWLLTELRADTDAVAKHFVALSTNAQGVSDFGIDVANMFEFWDWVGGRYSYDSAIGLSLMIAIGREQFREMLDGFHLVDEHFRTAPFEQNVPVLLGLLGVWYGAFFDAQSHVVLPYSHYLSKFAAYLQQLDMESNGKSVDRDGNPVGWQTGPVVWGTPGTNGQHAYYQLLHQGTKVIPADFIGFAEPVADLLPGLVAQHDLLMANFFAQTQALAFGKTAEEVAAEGVPAELVPHKTFRGNHPTTTILAGELSPSVLGQLIALYEHKVFVQGAIWNIDSFDQWGVELGKVLAKRIEPVLLTGEGAEALDSSTAALVAEYRALRGR; encoded by the coding sequence ATGTCGGAGACCCCTGCCAGCGGTCGCATCCCCCTGGACCGGACCCCGCAGTGGGCCGCTCTCGGCAAGCACCGGGCAGAGTTCGGCGAGCAGCACCTGCGTGAGCTGTTCGCCGCCGACCCCGAGCGGGGGAAGCGCTACACCCTGCGGGTCGGCGACCTGCAGGTCGACTACTCCAAGCAGCTGGTGAACGACCGCACCCTGGAGCTGCTGCGCGAGCTGGCCGCCGCCACCGGCGTGGCCGAGCTGCGCGACGCGATGTTCCGCGGCGAGAAGATCAACATCACCGAGGACCGCGCCGTCCTGCACACCGCGCTGCGCGCCCCCCGCGAGGCCGTGATCGAGGTCGACGGCGAGAACGTGGTCCCCGCCGTGCACGCCGTGCTCGACAAGATGGGCGCCTTCTCCGACCGCGTCCGCAGCGGCGAGTGGACCGGCCACACCGGCAAGCGGATCCGCACCGTCGTCAACATCGGCATCGGCGGCTCCGACCTGGGCCCCGCGATGGCGTACGAGGTGCTGCGCTCCTACTCCGACCGCGGCATCGACGTCCGCTTCGTCTCCAACGTGGACGGCGCCGACCTGCACGAGGCGCTGCAGGGCCTGGACGCCGCCGAGACGCTCTTCATCGTGGCGTCGAAGACCTTCACCACGATCGAGACCATCACCAACGCCGAGTCCGCGAAGGCGTGGCTGCTCACCGAGCTGCGGGCGGACACCGACGCGGTCGCCAAGCACTTCGTCGCGCTGTCGACCAACGCCCAGGGCGTGTCCGACTTCGGCATCGACGTGGCCAACATGTTCGAGTTCTGGGACTGGGTCGGCGGCCGCTACTCGTACGACTCGGCGATCGGCCTCTCGCTGATGATCGCCATCGGCCGGGAGCAGTTCCGCGAGATGCTGGACGGCTTCCACCTGGTCGACGAGCACTTCCGCACCGCGCCGTTCGAGCAGAACGTGCCGGTCCTGCTGGGTCTGCTGGGCGTCTGGTACGGCGCGTTCTTCGACGCGCAGTCGCACGTGGTGCTGCCCTACTCGCACTACCTGTCGAAGTTCGCGGCGTACCTGCAGCAGCTCGACATGGAGTCCAACGGCAAGTCCGTCGACCGTGACGGCAACCCGGTGGGCTGGCAGACCGGGCCGGTCGTCTGGGGCACCCCCGGCACCAACGGGCAGCACGCCTACTACCAGCTGCTCCACCAGGGCACGAAGGTCATCCCGGCGGACTTCATCGGCTTCGCCGAGCCGGTCGCCGACCTGCTGCCCGGGCTGGTCGCCCAGCACGACCTGCTGATGGCGAACTTCTTCGCCCAGACGCAGGCGCTGGCCTTCGGCAAGACCGCGGAGGAGGTCGCGGCGGAGGGCGTGCCGGCCGAGCTCGTCCCGCACAAGACCTTCAGGGGCAACCACCCGACCACCACCATCCTGGCGGGCGAGCTCAGCCCCTCGGTGCTCGGTCAGCTGATCGCGCTGTACGAGCACAAGGTGTTCGTCCAGGGCGCGATCTGGAACATCGACTCCTTCGACCAGTGGGGCGTGGAGCTCGGCAAGGTGCTCGCCAAGCGCATCGAGCCGGTCCTGCTGACCGGTGAGGGCGCCGAGGCGCTCGACAGCTCGACGGCCGCCCTGGTCGCCGAGTACCGGGCCCTGCGCGGGCGGTAA
- a CDS encoding Na+/H+ antiporter: MAQLSLLFLVLLASVVTMPLARRSGVPQPVLMTLIGIVMALVPQIPNVSVNPELILPLVLPPLIFAVARRSSVRYFKANIRSILLLAVALVIVTTTAVAGTFSMLVPGAPVAAAVALGALVSPPDPVAAVAVAGSVGLPRRLVAVLESEGLFNDVTAIVIYSLAVEAVVDHDFSIEGAALRFVLSAVVAVVVGVALGWANTKLAGLLDDPTQQVALNLLVPFAAYALAEEAHGSGVLAVVVCALYLADRAADADEVSYRLVGNAFWEIVETLVTGVAFGLIGLELATVLADVKDSWRGMLGDTAAVIAVVVLLRLVWLLPAAWVSRRFSHGEEDNPVSWRETLVLWWSGMRGVATVALALAIPLTVHGGGTFPERAEIIFVAFGVVLFTLLVQGLTLPWVVRLLGLDTGSDAHEKAVRELWWRAAKAGLVRLGELERADELPAELVERLRERQHDRLARLCPEKYEEEEALEAKQRGQKWREAFAVEQEMIAASRREVLAARSEAGSDPEVADQVLRRLDLQSARK, encoded by the coding sequence GTGGCTCAGCTGTCGCTGCTCTTCCTGGTGCTGCTCGCCTCGGTGGTCACCATGCCGCTGGCCCGGCGGAGCGGGGTGCCGCAGCCGGTGCTGATGACGCTGATCGGGATCGTGATGGCGCTGGTGCCGCAGATCCCGAACGTGTCGGTGAACCCGGAGTTGATCCTGCCGCTGGTGCTGCCGCCGCTGATCTTCGCGGTGGCACGGCGCTCCTCGGTGCGGTACTTCAAGGCGAACATCCGGTCGATCCTGCTGCTGGCGGTGGCGCTGGTGATCGTCACCACGACGGCGGTGGCGGGCACGTTCTCGATGCTGGTGCCGGGGGCGCCCGTCGCGGCGGCGGTGGCGCTCGGCGCGCTGGTGTCGCCGCCGGATCCGGTGGCGGCGGTGGCGGTGGCGGGTTCGGTGGGGTTGCCGCGCCGGCTGGTGGCGGTGCTGGAGAGCGAGGGGCTGTTCAACGACGTGACGGCGATCGTCATCTACTCGCTGGCGGTGGAGGCGGTGGTGGACCACGACTTCTCGATCGAGGGGGCGGCGCTGCGCTTCGTGCTGTCGGCGGTGGTCGCGGTGGTGGTCGGGGTGGCGCTGGGCTGGGCGAACACCAAGCTGGCCGGGTTGCTGGACGATCCGACGCAGCAGGTGGCGCTGAACCTGCTGGTGCCGTTCGCGGCGTACGCGCTGGCGGAGGAGGCGCACGGCTCGGGGGTGCTGGCGGTGGTGGTCTGCGCGCTGTACCTGGCGGACCGGGCGGCGGACGCCGACGAGGTGTCGTACCGGTTGGTGGGCAACGCGTTCTGGGAGATCGTGGAGACGCTGGTGACCGGGGTGGCGTTCGGCCTGATCGGGCTGGAGCTGGCGACGGTGCTGGCGGACGTCAAGGACAGCTGGCGGGGGATGCTGGGCGACACCGCGGCGGTGATCGCGGTGGTGGTGCTGCTGCGGTTGGTGTGGCTGCTGCCCGCGGCGTGGGTCTCGCGGCGGTTCAGCCACGGCGAGGAGGACAACCCGGTGTCCTGGCGGGAGACGCTGGTGCTGTGGTGGTCGGGGATGCGCGGGGTGGCGACGGTGGCGCTGGCGCTGGCGATCCCGCTGACGGTGCACGGCGGCGGGACGTTCCCGGAGCGGGCGGAGATCATCTTCGTGGCGTTCGGGGTGGTGCTGTTCACCCTGCTGGTGCAGGGCCTGACGCTGCCGTGGGTGGTGAGGCTGCTCGGCCTGGACACCGGTTCCGACGCGCACGAGAAGGCGGTGCGCGAGCTGTGGTGGCGGGCCGCCAAGGCGGGACTGGTCCGACTCGGTGAACTGGAGCGGGCGGACGAGCTGCCGGCCGAGCTGGTCGAGCGGCTGCGGGAGCGTCAGCACGACCGCCTGGCCCGGCTCTGCCCGGAGAAGTACGAGGAGGAGGAGGCGCTGGAGGCGAAGCAGCGCGGCCAGAAGTGGCGGGAGGCGTTCGCGGTCGAACAGGAGATGATCGCCGCCTCGCGCCGCGAGGTGCTGGCCGCCCGCAGCGAGGCCGGCAGCGACCCGGAGGTGGCGGACCAGGTGTTGCGCCGACTCGACCTGCAGTCGGCCCGCAAGTGA
- a CDS encoding chitinase, whose product MPTPRKRLVAAGTAWAVAAAGAVALSFGLAPAASAGEFLVNGGFESGQLGPWSCTGSTGSVVTGQARTGTYALAGAASASDSAQCTQTVTVAPNTTYTLSSWVKGAYVYLGVNGGTSTWTPSTGGAYQKLSVSFTTGASQTSATVFTHGWYGQGTYYADDVSLDGPGAPTASPSPSGTSSSPSPSASPSTSASASTSASPSTSSSPTAPPGGGLPTHALVGYLHASFANGAGYVRMADVPASWDVINLSFGEPTSVTSGDIRFNRCPATECPTVESDADFKAAIQAKQAQGKKVLISIGGQNGQVQLTTTAARDAFVSSVSAIIDKWGLNGLDIDFEGHSLSLATGDNDFKNPTTPVVVNLISALKTLKAKYGQNFVLTMAPETFFVQLGYQYYGSGPWGGQDPRAGAYLPVIHAMRNDLTLLHVQDYNSGSIMGLDNQYHSMGSADFHIAMTDMLLKGFPVAGNTANVFPALAPSQVAIGMPANSYAGNGYVAPAEVNKALDCLTKATNCGTYGAPKAGAQPNLRGLMTWSVNWDSYQGSREFSKNFDAYFG is encoded by the coding sequence ATGCCTACTCCCCGAAAGCGGCTGGTCGCCGCCGGTACCGCCTGGGCCGTCGCGGCCGCCGGTGCCGTCGCGCTCAGCTTCGGCCTGGCCCCCGCGGCCTCCGCCGGCGAGTTCCTGGTCAACGGCGGCTTCGAGAGCGGCCAGCTCGGCCCCTGGAGCTGCACCGGATCCACCGGAAGCGTGGTCACCGGACAGGCCCGCACCGGCACTTACGCGCTGGCCGGCGCCGCCTCGGCGAGCGACAGCGCCCAGTGCACCCAGACCGTCACGGTCGCCCCCAACACCACGTACACGCTCAGCTCCTGGGTCAAGGGCGCGTACGTGTACCTCGGCGTCAACGGCGGCACCTCCACCTGGACGCCCAGCACCGGTGGCGCGTACCAGAAGCTCTCCGTCAGCTTCACCACCGGCGCGAGCCAGACCAGCGCCACCGTCTTCACCCACGGCTGGTACGGCCAGGGCACCTACTACGCGGACGACGTCTCGCTGGACGGCCCCGGCGCGCCCACCGCCTCCCCGTCCCCGTCCGGCACCTCCTCGTCGCCGTCGCCCTCCGCCTCCCCGTCCACCTCGGCGTCCGCCTCCACCAGCGCCTCGCCGTCCACCTCGTCCTCGCCGACCGCCCCGCCCGGCGGCGGACTGCCCACCCACGCCCTGGTCGGCTACCTGCACGCCAGCTTCGCCAACGGCGCCGGCTACGTGCGGATGGCCGACGTCCCGGCCTCCTGGGACGTGATCAACCTGTCCTTCGGCGAGCCGACCTCGGTCACCTCCGGCGACATCCGGTTCAACCGCTGCCCGGCCACCGAGTGCCCGACCGTCGAGTCCGACGCCGACTTCAAGGCCGCCATCCAGGCCAAGCAGGCCCAGGGCAAGAAGGTCCTGATCTCGATCGGCGGCCAGAACGGCCAGGTCCAGCTCACCACCACCGCCGCCCGCGACGCCTTCGTCTCCTCGGTCTCCGCGATCATCGACAAGTGGGGCCTGAACGGCCTCGACATCGACTTCGAGGGCCACTCGCTGTCGCTCGCCACCGGCGACAACGACTTCAAGAACCCGACCACCCCCGTCGTGGTCAACCTGATCTCCGCACTGAAGACCCTCAAGGCCAAGTACGGCCAGAACTTCGTGCTGACCATGGCCCCGGAGACCTTCTTCGTCCAGCTCGGCTACCAGTACTACGGCTCCGGGCCGTGGGGCGGCCAGGACCCGCGCGCCGGCGCCTACCTGCCGGTCATCCACGCCATGCGGAACGACCTCACCCTGCTGCACGTCCAGGACTACAACTCCGGCTCGATCATGGGCCTGGACAACCAGTACCACTCGATGGGCAGCGCCGACTTCCACATCGCGATGACCGACATGCTCCTCAAGGGCTTCCCGGTCGCCGGCAACACCGCCAACGTGTTCCCCGCCCTCGCCCCGAGCCAGGTCGCGATCGGCATGCCCGCCAACAGCTACGCCGGCAACGGCTACGTCGCCCCCGCCGAGGTCAACAAGGCGCTCGACTGCCTCACCAAGGCCACCAACTGCGGCACCTACGGCGCACCGAAGGCCGGTGCCCAGCCCAACCTGCGCGGCCTGATGACCTGGTCCGTCAACTGGGACAGCTACCAGGGCAGCCGCGAGTTCTCCAAGAACTTCGACGCCTACTTCGGCTGA